A region from the Lolium perenne isolate Kyuss_39 chromosome 4, Kyuss_2.0, whole genome shotgun sequence genome encodes:
- the LOC139830388 gene encoding uncharacterized protein, whose translation MTTPAHTDATSGALTDATSGALTNATSGVLTDATSGALTNSTMPAAESSTAGVVHAPSHAAHVASVRTHVPITLDLQKSNFTKWRMLVRVLLGKYDLLHHVNAIAPAVRTAEWIRDDYIVRSWLYGSISDEILDIIMGEEQTAQEAWLLITNLFLDNQMTRAVHLDAEFRAMVQGDLSITAYCHRLKALSDALRDVGSPVTDQVLVLNCLRGLNPRFADITTIVTMQNPLPSFAQTRSLLTLRETQLANSHRVGAQTALYGASNPSYGFNNNGGSSSGSGSSGGKTGGGGNYYKKKKNGGGGGNYGGNRTDGAGRGTPAPVGPWVCFNPYTGQAQQMQAPSPHAPQAPAPRPSAGAGLLGPRPFAMPPAQAFTSLAPLHGQAFGTNPPPIPGYINGNNNGTSPAWDCSALMAALNNAATPSHAGEWVMDSGATAHMASDPGMLQHLTSTSFPSFVTVGNGSTLPISHTGHASIPASAQISSLKMSYLFLTL comes from the coding sequence ATGACCACCCCAGCTCACACCGACGCCACCTCCGGTGCCCTCACCGACGCCACCTCCGGCGCTCTCACCAACGCCACCTCCGGCGTCCTCACCGACGCCACCTCCGGCGCCCTCACCAACAGCACCATGCCTGCGGCCGAGAGCTCTACGGCCGGCGTCGTACACGCCCCGTCCCATGCCGCTCATGTCGCCAGCGTGCGCACGCACGTCCCGATCACCCTCGATCTGCAGAAGTCCAACTTCACCAAGTGGCGCATGTTGGTGCGCGTCCTCCTCGGCAAATACGACCTCCTTCACCACGTCAACGCCATCGCGCCTGCCGTCCGCACCGCCGAGTGGATCCGCGACGACTACATCGTCCGCTCGTGGCTATACGGGTCCATCTCCGATGAGATCCTCGACATCATCATGGGGGAGGAGCAGACGGCGCAGGAGGCCTGGCTGCTCATCACCAATCTCTTCCTCGACAACCAGATGACCCGCGCCGTGCATCTCGACGCGGAATTCCGCGCCATGGTCCAAGGCGACCTCTCCATTACCGCCTACTGCCACCGCCTCAAGGCCCTCTCTGATGCTCTGCGCGATGTCGGCTCTCCGGTCACCGATCAGGTCCTCGTCCTCAACTGCCTCCGCGGCCTCAACCCGCGCTTCGCCGACATCACCACCATCGTCACCATGCAGAACCCGCTGCCCTCCTTCGCCCAGACTCGCTCGCTCCTCACCCTTCGCGAGACGCAGCTAGCCAACTCTCACAGGGTGGGCGCCCAGACTGCCCTCTACGGCGCCTCCAACCCCTCCTACGGCTtcaacaacaacggaggcagctccTCTGGCAGCGGGTCCTCCGGCGGCAAGACTGGCGGCGGCGGGAACTactacaagaagaagaagaacggcggcggtggaggaaACTACGGCGGGAACCGGACCGATGGTGCTGGTCGCGGCACCCCTGCCCCCGTCGGCCCTTGGGTGTGCTTCAACCCCTACACTGGCCAAGCCCAGCAGATGCAGGCTCCTTCGCCCCATGCACCTCAGGCTCCTGCACCGCGGCCTAGCGCCGGGGCTGGCCTCCTTGGTCCCCGGCCCTTTGCCATGCCTCCTGCCCAGGCCTTCACGTCCCTGGCACCGCTCCATGGCCAGGCCTTCGGCACCAACCCACCACCGATCCCCGGCTACATCAACGGCAACAACAACGGCACCTCTCCAGCGTGGGACTGCTCCGCGCTCATGGCCGCCCTGAACAATGCAGCCACCCCTTCACACGCTGGTGAGTGGGTCATGGACTCCGGAGCGACCGCACACATGGCCTCCGACCCCGGTATGCTCCAACATCTAACCTCCACTTCTTTTCCTTCCTTTGTCACGGTGGGCAATGGTTCTACCTTGCCCATCTCTCATACTGGTCATGCATCTATACCTGCTTCCGCTCAGATCTCTTCCTTAAAAATGTCCTACTTGTTCCTAACCTTGTGA